The segment AGAATCAAATTTGGCTATCATATCTTTTAGATTAGCTATGCTATTAACATCACTAAATACAAAATACAACCCATCAAATGAGTTAGAATCCTCAATAGTTAAAATATCTTTTGGGCTCTCTACAACGCATATAGTGGCTCTATTTCTGTTATTATCAGCACATATATCGCAGATCTCATTTTGGCTAATTCCGCCACAGATTTCGCAGTGCTTTAAGCTGTGGATTGAGCTTTCTATAGTGTGTGCTAAATTTAGACCAAAAAATGGATCTTGTAAGGCTATATAATATGCGTATTTTATAGCTGATTTTTTGCCTACACCGGGGATTTTGCCAAATGCTTCTACTAGTTTGTTGAATTGCTCAAGATTTTTCACTATTTTTAGATCCAAATTTGATACAAAACTCATGAAAACCATCTACATAATTATACTCTAAAGCAAATTTATGCATAGTACAAATATGCTCTATGATATAAAGCCCAAGCCCCATACCACTTGTTTTGGTATTATTATCCCTTATAAATGCTTGTTTATAATGATTGATAGAGTGATCGAGTGGTTTGCCATGGTTTCTTATATAGATTGCTTCGTTATCGCATTTTATGTATGCTTTTTTGTCATCAGAATATTTTAAAGCGTTGTCAATTAAATTTTTGATCGCAAGTGAAAATAGCTGAAAATCCACCATAAGTAGCGGATCATAGCTTAATTCTACCTTGACATTACTATCAAAATCATCTAATAGCATCATATCTTTAGCTTGATCTAGTATTAGGCTAAAGCGGTATTTGGCATAGTCTAGGCTATAGCTTTTGCTTAGTAGTTGTTCTATTTTGGCAAATTCATTGATTAATATATTTAGCCTTTCAAATATAGCTATTAAGCGATCTTTTTGCGTCTCATCTTCTAGCATTTCGCTGACGATTCTACCTTTGCCTATTGGGGTTTTTAGTTCATGCATAATTGTGCGCAAGAATAGTTGTCTAGACATTATAAGATCTTTAATCTTACAAGCTGCATTGTTAAATTCATAAGCCACTTCGCTAATCTCATCACTACCTTTGGTGAAATTAACCACGCAAACGCTATCCATATTTCCAGCAGCGAATTTGCGTATATCGCTCCTTAGCTTCTTAAGCGGGATTAAACTTCTAAAAATCGAAACATACAAGGAGATAAATAATGCCATAACGATTATAAAACTAGCTAATAAACTATCATTTCCACTATGTAAAGTGGATTCTAGAAGTATAGTTACGCTTTGGTTTTTAATGCGTAGATAGAGATTACTTTTATAGCTGATGGTATCTACCACTCCGATTAAAGTATCTACTCTATTGACTATCGTTCCATTATCAAAGATAGATTTTTGTAAATTTGCGTTTTTTACATAGGCTAGGTCAAAATTTTTAAAGTATCGCTCCCAATCTTCTGGCATATTGGATTTTTGGTATAGCGATAGTAGCCAACTAATAGAATTATAGTGATTTTCGCTAATTTTTCCTAGCAATCTCTCATTTTGTAGTTTAAAAAACATAAAAAATAGAGTGCAAATCACGATAAATCCAATAGCGAAAATTATCGTGATTTTGGTAGTTAGAGAGTATCTCATCCGACTAATTTATACCCTATACCACGAACTGAAAATATATGTTTAGGTGATTTGGAGTTATCGCCGATTTTGGTTCTTAAGCGACCTATTATAACATCTAAACTTTTAGAATCTTTATCTTTTAGGCTTTTGCAATGATATACTAATTGCTCTCTTGATACTGAAAAGCTATGCTGTTTGATTAGGTATTCTAAAATTTCATATTCGGCTGGTGTTAGTGTAAGTGGCGCTCCATTATATGATATTTCATGCCTTTTATCATCTACTTTAAATAGCGTATCTGTGACCTCTTCTTGGGTTTCATTGCTCTTTTTATAACGGCGGATTAAGCTTGTAATTCTAGCGTGCATCTCCTTTGGATCGTATGGCTTTGGCAAGTAGTCATCAGCCCCAATTTGAAGTCCAACAACTCTATCATTTACATCGCTTCTAGCTGAACTAATGATGATAGGGATATCATATTTTTCTCTAATCTCTTTACAAACTTCTAACCCATCCATACCTGGCAGCGTCAAATCCAATATCAAAAGATCATAATTTTTGATACCGGCACTAAGACCCAAATATGGATCTTCGTAATTTGTAACTTTGATATTAAATTTTATTAAATATTCAGATAAAATTTGAGCAAATTCCGGATCATCTTCTATCATTAATACATTTATCATATTTGGCTCCTGGTATTAAAAATTTGGCACTATTATACCAAAAATTAATAATAAAATTTGCTTTTATGGATAAATTTAGTAACTTTTGGATAAAATCGCCAGTTAAAATTATAAGCAAGGAAGATATTTTGGAATTTGATTATTATGAGATATTAGAGATTTCAAGGGATGCTGATAGTGATACAATTAAAAAAGCATATAGAAAACAAGCATTAAGATACCATCCAGATAGAAATCAAGGCGATAAAGAGACTGAGGAGAAATTCAAACAGATTAATGAAGCTTATGAGGTTTTAAGCAACGCTGAAAAAAGAGAAATATATGATAGATATGGCAAAGATGGGCTAAAAGGCATGGCCGGTGGTGGCTTTGGCGGTGGATTTGATTTTGATGATTTGGGTGATATATTTAGCTCATTTTTTGGTGGTGGATTTGGTACTAAAAGCAGATCTAAAAGTCAGTATAAATATGCTTTAGATATAGAAGTTGGTATTGGGTTAGAGTTTAATGAAGCGGTTTTTGGTTGCGAAAAAGAGATAAAATATAAGTATAAAATTCCATGTAAAAGCTGTAACGCAACAGGCTCAAAAGATGGCAAAAAGCAGACTTGTAGCAAATGCGGCGGAAATGGTAAGATAGGAATTCAACAAGGCTTTATGCAATTTGTCCAAACTTGTCCAGAGTGCTCAGGCACAGGCCAAATTATCAAAGACAGATGCCCTGAGTGTAATGCTAGTGGCTATAATGAAATAAGCGATAGCATTAAAATCAATATCCCTGAAGGGGTGGATAATGGTACTAGAATTAGGGTTAGCCAAAAGGGAAATAGATATGAAAATTTAACCGGAGATCTATATGTCCGTATAGCTGTTAAAGATGATGAGCATTTCCATAGAAATGGAGATGATGTATATGTGGAGATTCCAGTATTTTTCACTCAAGCTATTTTAGGTGATAGTATCAAGATACCGACGCTTAGAGGAGAGGCGACTTTGGATTTACCAGTAGGAGCTAAGGATAAACAGCAATTTATTATCGCTAAAGAAGGAGTTAGAAACGCTAGAACCAAGCAATTAGGCGATTTAATCGTTCAAATTTCAATTCAGGCGCCTAAAAAGCTAAACGATGAGCAAATAGAGCTTTTGAAAAAACTTCAAAATAGTTTTAGTATCAAAAGTGGCGAAATGGCTACTGATAAGGGAATTTGGGATAAGATTAAAAGCTGGTTTTCATAAAATTTTATGGCTAAATTTATAACTATAAAATCGCTTATTTGAATTTGCGATTTTATAGTTATTTAATATATTGTCAATTTTTATATTGATATAAAATTTGGAGAAATTATGCTAGAAAATATTGGTGAAAATGGCAATATTATATATGGCGATCTATCAAAACAGTTAAATTTCAAATGTGATTTTAAAGGTAAAAATAATATTGTATTTTTTGCTGGAAGAAGCAAAAATATTAATATAACTTTTCACTCAGATAATAATTTGGTTTTTATTGGTAATTGTGTTAGGGTAAATGGCTCAATCTCTCTTACAAAGGATTGCTGTTGTTATATAGACGATGATAGTAGTTTTGGCGGAGTTAGTCTGCGTATTTATGAAGCTACAAATATTATTATCGGTAGGGATTGTATGTTTTCATGGAGTATATGGGCTGGTACTTGTGATTATCATCCTATAATGGATATTAATAGCAATAATAGATTAAATTTTTCAAAAAGTATTTATATTGGCGATCATGTTTGGTGCGGACAAGAAGCTGGTATTTCAAAAGGCGTATTTATAGCATCTGGATCAGTAATTGGTGCTAAAAGTATGGTTGTTAAGCAGTGCTATTCAAATACTATAAATGCAGGAAATCCAGCAAAACAGATAAAAAATGATATATTTTGGCTAAGAGATGATATATTTGAACAAAAATGGAGTAAAGAAGAGACACTAAAAAATTTAAATATGTCAAATGAAAATTTTAAATATATTTATGATAAAGATAAGTTTATATCACCAAAAGCTATTGAAAATATGCTAAATAGCCTAATTAATGCAAAAGATAAATTGGAATTTTTATATGATGTAATCTATAATAATAAGAGTAAAAATAGATTTGCTTATTTTGAAAATTATCCTTATGATATCTCTTTAACACAGTATAAAAAAAGATTTAATAATATTAAATTTAAAGAGCAATTTTTAAATTGCAATATATCTGAGCCATCTAATATAGTAAAAAAGCCAAGCTCGAAGCTTACCTACGGTAGTGCAAA is part of the Campylobacter lanienae NCTC 13004 genome and harbors:
- a CDS encoding ArsS family sensor histidine kinase — its product is MRYSLTTKITIIFAIGFIVICTLFFMFFKLQNERLLGKISENHYNSISWLLSLYQKSNMPEDWERYFKNFDLAYVKNANLQKSIFDNGTIVNRVDTLIGVVDTISYKSNLYLRIKNQSVTILLESTLHSGNDSLLASFIIVMALFISLYVSIFRSLIPLKKLRSDIRKFAAGNMDSVCVVNFTKGSDEISEVAYEFNNAACKIKDLIMSRQLFLRTIMHELKTPIGKGRIVSEMLEDETQKDRLIAIFERLNILINEFAKIEQLLSKSYSLDYAKYRFSLILDQAKDMMLLDDFDSNVKVELSYDPLLMVDFQLFSLAIKNLIDNALKYSDDKKAYIKCDNEAIYIRNHGKPLDHSINHYKQAFIRDNNTKTSGMGLGLYIIEHICTMHKFALEYNYVDGFHEFCIKFGSKNSEKS
- a CDS encoding response regulator transcription factor; this translates as MINVLMIEDDPEFAQILSEYLIKFNIKVTNYEDPYLGLSAGIKNYDLLILDLTLPGMDGLEVCKEIREKYDIPIIISSARSDVNDRVVGLQIGADDYLPKPYDPKEMHARITSLIRRYKKSNETQEEVTDTLFKVDDKRHEISYNGAPLTLTPAEYEILEYLIKQHSFSVSREQLVYHCKSLKDKDSKSLDVIIGRLRTKIGDNSKSPKHIFSVRGIGYKLVG
- a CDS encoding acyltransferase; protein product: MLENIGENGNIIYGDLSKQLNFKCDFKGKNNIVFFAGRSKNINITFHSDNNLVFIGNCVRVNGSISLTKDCCCYIDDDSSFGGVSLRIYEATNIIIGRDCMFSWSIWAGTCDYHPIMDINSNNRLNFSKSIYIGDHVWCGQEAGISKGVFIASGSVIGAKSMVVKQCYSNTINAGNPAKQIKNDIFWLRDDIFEQKWSKEETLKNLNMSNENFKYIYDKDKFISPKAIENMLNSLINAKDKLEFLYDVIYNNKSKNRFAYFENYPYDISLTQYKKRFNNIKFKEQFLNCNISEPSNIVKKPSSKLTYGSAKLQILNGLEYRLGYTMVESFKSTIGIFKLPFRLIDVLLKYKKEQKIYKENIKHNPNLKVPELKSYSDYEDALRLKNHLSYNLGKALIEANKNWYKGGYVKFIFEVIKIKKDHSKRV
- the dnaJ gene encoding molecular chaperone DnaJ — translated: MEFDYYEILEISRDADSDTIKKAYRKQALRYHPDRNQGDKETEEKFKQINEAYEVLSNAEKREIYDRYGKDGLKGMAGGGFGGGFDFDDLGDIFSSFFGGGFGTKSRSKSQYKYALDIEVGIGLEFNEAVFGCEKEIKYKYKIPCKSCNATGSKDGKKQTCSKCGGNGKIGIQQGFMQFVQTCPECSGTGQIIKDRCPECNASGYNEISDSIKINIPEGVDNGTRIRVSQKGNRYENLTGDLYVRIAVKDDEHFHRNGDDVYVEIPVFFTQAILGDSIKIPTLRGEATLDLPVGAKDKQQFIIAKEGVRNARTKQLGDLIVQISIQAPKKLNDEQIELLKKLQNSFSIKSGEMATDKGIWDKIKSWFS
- the recR gene encoding recombination mediator RecR; the protein is MVKNLEQFNKLVEAFGKIPGVGKKSAIKYAYYIALQDPFFGLNLAHTIESSIHSLKHCEICGGISQNEICDICADNNRNRATICVVESPKDILTIEDSNSFDGLYFVFSDVNSIANLKDMIAKFDSKEIIFAFSPSINSDGVILYIEDQLKDIGISFTKIAQGIPTGVSLENVDMLSLTKAIKDRREI